Genomic DNA from Paenibacillus sp. KS-LC4:
CTTTGGCAGGCGGAACCGGATCATAGCCGCCAGCGTGAAACGGGTGACAGCGGCTAATTCGCCGCGCTGCCAGCCAAGAGCCTCTTAGCACGCCATGCACTTCAATGGCCTCCAAGGCATAGGCGGAGCAGGTTGGTGCAAAGCGGCAAGAAGGCGGCAAATGCGGTGAAATCGCTTTGCGGTAAAAATGAATCGGCGCCTGAAATACACGTCTGGCTACAGGTCTTTTTTCCATTAGCTTTGCGCCGCTGCTGCTTCTTCCTGATCACAGTCTTTACAATAACCGAATACTTCAAACTTATGCTTGACGATTCGGAAGTCAGCAGGCGCCGTCGTCTGTTCCATCGGACAGCACATAATGGGGTACGTTTTGCCGCAGTTCAGACAAATCATATGATGGTGATGATCATGCTCGCGGCAATGAAGCTTAAACTTCACACCCTCCTCGAACACCACCTGCTCCAGTACACCCAGCTCCTCCATGACACGCAGGTTGCGGTATACCGTATCAAAGCTAAGCCCGGAGTAGGACTTGCCCATGTATTCATATACGTCCTTAGGAGCCAAATAGCCGGGTGATTCCGCAAATAGCTTGGCAAGCGTCTTGCGCTGGTCGGTAATGCGCAGACCTTGGCTCGACATGATTCTCACAATATCTTCAATCGTATTTGTATGTGAATGTGCATGTGTACTCATGCGACAAACCTCCTACTTCTGAAATTCTCTCTCTCCCAATAATGCCGAAAAAAAAGACTCTCGTCAATGAGAGCCTCCTTGTCACTGCTATTTTAACCGTTCAACCGCATATTAATAAGGAAGCTGGCGACCATCGCGACAAACAAAATCAGGCTGATAATTCCAAACGTCAGTCGCATGTTGTGCGCCTTGCGAAGCTTGTCACTGCTGCCCGCTTCCAGCTTAGCGAGCGTATAAGAGCGCTGCATAAAGAGAAATAAGATTAATGAAGCTACAAAAAACATGTTCACAATAAACCATACTGCTGTCCAAAACATATCGACGCCTCCTCTAACCGCAAAATTCCTGAGCTACAGGAACCATCGATTTAATATCCACATAAATACAACGAAGCTTACAACCGCCCCACCGATGCACATCCAACCGGAACGGAATCGCTGCCCGAACATACGCATAATGCCAAAGCTCAGCAATCCGAAAATGAGCAGCAAAAAAACTACGCCCAATATAAATAATGTTGCCGAGACATTGCTGACATCAACTAAACTCACGCGATACACTCCCCCATATTATTTCTATCTAGCATTATAAGGGATTTGCCCTGCATAAAGCCAGTGTTAACGATAGACGTGCCGCCATTTTCCTTCGATAAGTAACGAATTTGTCACGTTTTGCAGGAAAGCGCCTAAAGCTTTAACCAAATAAAGCAGCACGCTCTTGACAAAAAAACGCGGGTTGATTGAGATTGATGATTGAATCGTGAACGAGCAGCTGAATCCGTCTTCCTATGACAGCACATAATGACAGCTAAATTGACAGCCAACCTGAAAACGGATACAATTTTTGGATTATGTATTTATTAAAAGGTGGGTTTCAAATGGACACTGCATATTATTTAGATAGAGCGGTAGAGCTGTTTAAAGAAGAACTGGGCGATCAATTAATTGGAATATATTTACACGGTTCATTAGCAATGGGATGCTTTAACCCAAATAAAAGTGATATTGACTTATTAATCGTTGTACAAGAAGCGTTAACGACTGAAACAAATAAACGTATTGCAAAAAGAGTTTTAAAGCTCCACGAAACTATGCCTAATGATCGCGGGATTGAATTAAGCATTGTTTTGGAAAATGTATTGCAGCATTTTGTTTATCCAACTCCATTCGAATTCCATTATTCTGATTTTCACCGAAAAAGCTATCAAGCTGATGACGATTATATTTGTGGCGGATATGACGATGCAGATTTAGCGGCTCATTTTGTAGTAGCCTATTATCGCGGAATTGCTCTATATGGCAAAGCGTTTCGCGAAGCTTTCCAGCCTATTGACGAGCTGTTTTATATCAAGTCCATTCTATATGATATTCAAAATGCAGCAACGGATATTATTGACACACCGATGTATATCACCTTAAATCTTTGCCGGGTTCTGTTTTTCTTAAGAGAAGGTGCCGTAGCTTCTAAAAAAGAAGGTGGAGACTGGGGCATGCATGCCCTGCCCTCCAAATATCACCCGATGATAGAGCGCTCCCTGAATGAATACAGCGGCATCGAAGATCAGTCAGCATATAATCGTGAAATGTTGACGGCGTTTGCCTCCTATATGCTAAGCGAAATAAATAAAGACAGTCGGATCATGCAAATACATACGAATTAGGCGGCATTCTAAACGGCATTTCAGAAGCTTTTATCTGAAATGCCGTTTTTCTCAATGATGCGTTTTATATGAGCCATTATGCTGCGCACCCTTGCTCCTCCCCTCGCCCGACATCGCCCTGACTCAATAATCATTCATAATATGTGTCAGTATGAAGTGCAGCGTATAGTCATTCCTTAGCACAGGCGGTATACTTTTTTCAGAGATGACTGTATGTTAGACCGCCACATCGGAGGATTACTTATGAATACGATTATGATTGTCGAAGACGAAGAAG
This window encodes:
- the yidD gene encoding membrane protein insertion efficiency factor YidD — translated: MEKRPVARRVFQAPIHFYRKAISPHLPPSCRFAPTCSAYALEAIEVHGVLRGSWLAARRISRCHPFHAGGYDPVPPAKGGKQGGGERPT
- a CDS encoding Fur family transcriptional regulator — its product is MSTHAHSHTNTIEDIVRIMSSQGLRITDQRKTLAKLFAESPGYLAPKDVYEYMGKSYSGLSFDTVYRNLRVMEELGVLEQVVFEEGVKFKLHCREHDHHHHMICLNCGKTYPIMCCPMEQTTAPADFRIVKHKFEVFGYCKDCDQEEAAAAQS
- a CDS encoding aminoglycoside adenylyltransferase domain-containing protein produces the protein MDTAYYLDRAVELFKEELGDQLIGIYLHGSLAMGCFNPNKSDIDLLIVVQEALTTETNKRIAKRVLKLHETMPNDRGIELSIVLENVLQHFVYPTPFEFHYSDFHRKSYQADDDYICGGYDDADLAAHFVVAYYRGIALYGKAFREAFQPIDELFYIKSILYDIQNAATDIIDTPMYITLNLCRVLFFLREGAVASKKEGGDWGMHALPSKYHPMIERSLNEYSGIEDQSAYNREMLTAFASYMLSEINKDSRIMQIHTN